A window of the Gossypium hirsutum isolate 1008001.06 chromosome A05, Gossypium_hirsutum_v2.1, whole genome shotgun sequence genome harbors these coding sequences:
- the LOC107941719 gene encoding pentatricopeptide repeat-containing protein At5g46100, which yields MGTKIAFKWSKKITSSQVVHLIKAERNVDKALAIFDLATAEYANGFRHDHSTFGVIINRLVSANKFGPAEDLLDRMKEEKCDVREDIFLSICRGYGRVHRPLDAVRVFGKMKDFQCEPSKRSYITMFDILVDENQLKLAFRFYRHMREVGVQTSVVTLNILIKALCKNSGTLDSAIHIFREMPNRGCPPDSYTYGTLINGLCKFGKLTDAKVFFEEMKMRDCSPSVITYSSLIHGLCQSNNINEALDLLEEMKNNGMEPNVFTYSSLMDGLCKDSRSSKAMELLETMVSKRCKPNMITYSSLIHGLCKEGRLHQAVEILDRMKLQGLQPDAGLYGKIISGFCDVNKFEEAARFLDEMVLDRILPNRLTWSLHVRIHNMVVQGLCTKSDSSRAFKLYLSMRTRAISVEIATFEILMKSFVKDGDLHKAARIVDEMLIDGCTPKEGEWSMLLGAFWNQTMVQEAVELFQAEVMSELAEADITIQDEAF from the coding sequence ATGGGCACCAAGATTGCATTTAAATGGTCGAAAAAAATAACTTCTTCTCAAGTGGTGCACTTAATAAAAGCAGAGAGGAACGTAGACAAGGCTCTTGCTATATTTGATTTGGCAACAGCTGAGTATGCCAATGGTTTTCGTCATGATCACAGCACTTTTGGTGTTATAATAAATAGATTAGTTTCTGCAAACAAATTTGGACCAGCTGAAGATCTTCTTGATAGAATGAAAGAAGAAAAGTGTGATGTAAGAGAAGATATCTTCCTTTCTATTTGTAGAGGGTATGGAAGGGTTCATAGACCATTAGATGCCGTGAGGGTCTTTGGTAAGATGAAGGACTTCCAATGTGAACCCAGTAAAAGATCTTATATTACTATGTTTGATATTCTGGTTGATGAGAACCAGTTAAAGCTCGCTTTTAGGTTTTACAGGCATATGAGAGAAGTAGGTGTTCAAACTAGTGTTGTCACCCTGAATATTTTGATTAAAGCACTCTGTAAGAATAGTGGAACCTTGGATTCCGCTATTCATATATTTCGTGAAATGCCCAATCGTGGGTGTCCTCCAGATTCTTATACTTACGGAACTTTGATTAATGGGTTGTGTAAATTCGGAAAGTTAACAGATGCAAAGGTTTTTTTTGAAGAGATGAAAATGAGAGATTGTTCTCCTTCTGTTATTACATATTCATCCTTGATACATGGGTTATGTCAGTCAAATAATATAAATGAAGCTTTGGATTTGCTTGAGGAAATGAAAAACAATGGTATGGAgccaaatgtgtttacttatagttcTTTAATGGATGGTCTCTGCAAGGATAGTCGTTCTTCCAAAGCGATGGAACTACTGGAGACAATGGTTAGCAAACGTTGTAAACCAAACATGATAACTTATAGTAGCTTAATTCATGGACTATGTAAAGAGGGAAGGCTTCATCAAGCTGTGGAGATTCTTGACAGGATGAAACTTCAGGGTCTGCAACCAGATGCAGGATTGTACGGGAAAATCATAAGCGGATTCTGTGATGTCAACAAGTTTGAGGAGGCAGCACGTTTCCTTGATGAGATGGTTTTAGACAGAATCTTGCCAAACAGATTAACTTGGAGTCTTCATGTTAGGATTCACAATATGGTGGTCCAAGGCCTTTGTACCAAGAGTGATTCAAGTCGAGCTTTCAAGTTGTATCTAAGCATGAGAACTAGGGCCATCTCTGTTGAGATTGCGACTTTCGAGATTCTTATGAAATCTTTCGTTAAGGATGGAGACCTACACAAAGCTGCTCGTATTGTTGATGAAATGCTGATTGATGGATGTACTCCAAAAGAGGGAGAATGGAGTATGCTTCTTGGTGCATTTTGGAATCAAACAATGGTTCAAGAAGCTGTTGAGTTGTTTCAGGCTGAGGTGATGAGTGAACTTGCGGAAGCTGACATTACAATTCAAGATGAAGCCTTTTGA